A stretch of the Lineus longissimus chromosome 10, tnLinLong1.2, whole genome shotgun sequence genome encodes the following:
- the LOC135494479 gene encoding monocarboxylate transporter 13-like isoform X1, whose product MSAKMLGNLFQYRYVLLVTCFTHMAILAANLYSVGIYYVSWIDEFKVGSGMTSWIGAVLIGSLTVVAPLSGYMTGRLGYRKTCLIGAVLSSSGVLGSAFSTNVYTLFALYGLVFGFGMGITLVPSSTAVAFYFKKRARVLSVGLVTCGSGFGAFLMPYVINACLAEYGWRGTLLINTGINLHLFVTGALIRTPPEMIREELAMCRTSFRRMGFVLLLIHHSLVGAGISIVYIHISAMTEYLTGVSREFSNLILSAIGLANLFGRVFTSAIANCRCRGTDPLIMSYCFSALMGVTALLLPLLSSYAMVVTWAISFGFFLAPNTSLAQIVVLNFVDISEVNAGLAYVLLSQTFGYVSGPPIAGALYDATGDYGWSFYLGGACILAGVFIFTWPLIVHCRQGKDIIVEEDMKESQYLGSHLGLGSAMLVGSHVNIPGDDHASEPMVNGVKTIRPGEI is encoded by the exons AGCAGCAAATCTATACTCTGTCGGCATATACTACGTCAGTTGGATTGACGAGTTCAAGGTCGGAAGtggaatgacgtcatggattgGAGCCGTCCTCATTGGATCATTGACAGTTGTTG CGCCCTTATCAGGCTACATGACCGGGAGACTGGGGTACCGGAAGACGTGTCTCATTGGTGCCGTCCTATCTTCCTCGGGAGTCCTTGGATCGGCATTCTCAACCAATGTCTATACACTATTTGCTCTCTACGGACTCGTATTTG GTTTCGGTATGGGCATCACCTTGGTTCCATCAAGCACCGCCGTGGCCTTCTACTTCAAGAAACGTGCCAGAGTCTTATCAGTAGGGCTCGTCACCTGCGGGAGTGGATTTGGGGCTTTCCTCATGCCCTATGTCATCAATGCATGTCTGGCAGAGTACGGGTGGCGAGGAACTTTACTCATCAACACTGGCATTAACCTCCACCTGTTCGTTACTGGAGCTTTGATTAGGACGCCACCAGAAATGATACGCGAGGAACTGGCCATGTGCAGGACATCGTTTCGGAGGATGGGCTTTGTTTTGCTGCTCATCCACCACAGCCTCGTTGGGGCCGGGATCTCCATAGTCTACATCCACATCAGCGCCATGACAGAGTATCTGACCGGAGTCTCCCGAGAATTCAGCAACTTGATCCTCTCCGCCATAGGCCTGGCCAACCTCTTCGGCCGGGTCTTTACCTCCGCTATCGCCAACTGTCGCTGCCGGGGGACGGACCCTCTCATCATGTCCTACTGCTTCTCAGCCTTGATGGGAGTGACCGCCTTACTTCTGCCCCTCCTCTCCTCCTACGCTATGGTCGTAACCTGGGCCATATCCTTTGGCTTCTTTTTGGCGCCAAATACGTCACTCGCGCAAATCGTTGTGTTGAACTTTGTAGACATTAGCGAAGTGAATGCTGGGTTAGCCTACGTCCTGTTATCACAGACGTTTGGGTATGTGAGCGGACCACCCATAGCAG GGGCTCTTTATGATGCGACAGGTGACTACGGCTGGTCATTCTATCTGGGCGGAGCCTGCATCCTGGCTGGAGTGTTCATCTTTACCTGGCCTCTTATTGTCCACTGCCGGCAAGGGAAGGATATAATTGTTGAAGAGGACATGAAAGAGTCGCAATATCTCGGGTCCCATCTTGGGCTTGGTAGCGCGATGCTGGTTGGAAGCCATGTTAACATACCTGGAGACGACCACGCTTC TGAGCCAATGGTGAATGGCGTCAAGACAATCAGGCCAGGAGAAATCTAG
- the LOC135494479 gene encoding monocarboxylate transporter 13-like isoform X2 — protein MSAKMLGNLFQYRYVLLVTCFTHMAILAANLYSVGIYYVSWIDEFKVGSGMTSWIGAVLIGSLTVVGFGMGITLVPSSTAVAFYFKKRARVLSVGLVTCGSGFGAFLMPYVINACLAEYGWRGTLLINTGINLHLFVTGALIRTPPEMIREELAMCRTSFRRMGFVLLLIHHSLVGAGISIVYIHISAMTEYLTGVSREFSNLILSAIGLANLFGRVFTSAIANCRCRGTDPLIMSYCFSALMGVTALLLPLLSSYAMVVTWAISFGFFLAPNTSLAQIVVLNFVDISEVNAGLAYVLLSQTFGYVSGPPIAGALYDATGDYGWSFYLGGACILAGVFIFTWPLIVHCRQGKDIIVEEDMKESQYLGSHLGLGSAMLVGSHVNIPGDDHASEPMVNGVKTIRPGEI, from the exons AGCAGCAAATCTATACTCTGTCGGCATATACTACGTCAGTTGGATTGACGAGTTCAAGGTCGGAAGtggaatgacgtcatggattgGAGCCGTCCTCATTGGATCATTGACAGTTGTTG GTTTCGGTATGGGCATCACCTTGGTTCCATCAAGCACCGCCGTGGCCTTCTACTTCAAGAAACGTGCCAGAGTCTTATCAGTAGGGCTCGTCACCTGCGGGAGTGGATTTGGGGCTTTCCTCATGCCCTATGTCATCAATGCATGTCTGGCAGAGTACGGGTGGCGAGGAACTTTACTCATCAACACTGGCATTAACCTCCACCTGTTCGTTACTGGAGCTTTGATTAGGACGCCACCAGAAATGATACGCGAGGAACTGGCCATGTGCAGGACATCGTTTCGGAGGATGGGCTTTGTTTTGCTGCTCATCCACCACAGCCTCGTTGGGGCCGGGATCTCCATAGTCTACATCCACATCAGCGCCATGACAGAGTATCTGACCGGAGTCTCCCGAGAATTCAGCAACTTGATCCTCTCCGCCATAGGCCTGGCCAACCTCTTCGGCCGGGTCTTTACCTCCGCTATCGCCAACTGTCGCTGCCGGGGGACGGACCCTCTCATCATGTCCTACTGCTTCTCAGCCTTGATGGGAGTGACCGCCTTACTTCTGCCCCTCCTCTCCTCCTACGCTATGGTCGTAACCTGGGCCATATCCTTTGGCTTCTTTTTGGCGCCAAATACGTCACTCGCGCAAATCGTTGTGTTGAACTTTGTAGACATTAGCGAAGTGAATGCTGGGTTAGCCTACGTCCTGTTATCACAGACGTTTGGGTATGTGAGCGGACCACCCATAGCAG GGGCTCTTTATGATGCGACAGGTGACTACGGCTGGTCATTCTATCTGGGCGGAGCCTGCATCCTGGCTGGAGTGTTCATCTTTACCTGGCCTCTTATTGTCCACTGCCGGCAAGGGAAGGATATAATTGTTGAAGAGGACATGAAAGAGTCGCAATATCTCGGGTCCCATCTTGGGCTTGGTAGCGCGATGCTGGTTGGAAGCCATGTTAACATACCTGGAGACGACCACGCTTC TGAGCCAATGGTGAATGGCGTCAAGACAATCAGGCCAGGAGAAATCTAG